One Flavobacteriales bacterium genomic window, CTTTTGCGAGTAGAAATCTTACTCATGTCAAATATATGTGACTGAGGTGGCGAAGCTGTGTAAAATAACCAATGCTCGATTCGTTAATTACATCAAAAACTCGAATTAAATTGCTCTATAAGTTATTCTTAAATCCTGATAGCAGCGGGCATTTACGCGGGTTGGCCAATGAATTTGGAGAGAGTACAAATTCGATTAGAACAGAGCTAAATCGTATGGTTGATTTTGGGTTGTTGGTATCTGTTGATTCTGGTATGAGAAAAGAATATAGAGCCAATAAGAACCATCCATTATATGGTGACATAAACAACATTCTTTTAAAAACTTCCGGAATTGAAGATTTGATTGAGTCCATTTCAAAGATGAGTGGAGATGTTGACCAAGTCGTGTTAGATCAAAAAATGGAATCTATTAATGAAAAGGGAGTACTGATAAATTTAAAAATAATTGGACAAGGGGTAAACAAAGATTTTGTAACTCAAGTTACCAAGAAACTTAATAACAACATGAAATCAAACCAACTTTCTATTTCTTTTTTGTCAAAAGATGATAAGGTTAATCAAGGGCTAATTCTTTGGTCGAAGGAAATATGAGAGACTATAAAATATGTATTATTGGTTTGGGTTATGTAGGGCTTCCTTTAGCTGTGGAGTTCGGAAAAAAGTACGCCGTTTTGGGATTTGACATCAATCAAGAAAGAATTTCTGAACTTATGGCCGGTAAAGACCATACCCTTGAAATGGACGAGCATGAATTGAAATCGGTTTTAAAAACCAATAACGATGGCTCAAAAGGGTTGTTCTGCACTTCCAATAAAGAAGAACTTAGAGAAAATACCGTCTATATTGTAACCGTCCCCACTCCTATTGATAATTTTAAAAAGCCTGATTTAACTCCTTTGGAAAAATCAAGTGAAACTATTTCGCAATACCTTAAAAAAGGGGATATTGTCATTTACGAATCAACCACATTCCCGGGATGTACGGAAGAAATATGTGTGCCCATTTTAGAGAAAGGCAGTGGTCTAAAATTTAACCAAGATTTTTTCTGCGGCTACTCTCCAGAGAGAATTAATCCAGGAGACAAGGTAAATACCTTAACCAAAATATTAAAAATTACATCAGGTTCAACTCCTGAAATTGCCGAACAGGTTGACCAATTATACAATACCATTTTAGAAAAAGGAACCCACAAAGCTCCCTCTATGAAAGTGGCAGAGGCCGCCAAAGTAGTAGAAAATTGTCAGCGAGATTTAAACATTTCTTTTGTTAATGAGTTAGCTCTTATCTGTGACAAAGTGGGCATTGACACCAATGATGTGATAGATGCCGCGGGCACAAAATGGAACTTTTTGAAATACAAACCCGGGTTAGTTGGCGGACATTGCATTGGTGTTGACCCATACTATTTGGTTCACAAAGCAGAGCAATTGGGCTATTATCCTGAGGTAATTTTGTCTGGCAGAAGAGTAAATGAGCACATTGGGGCTTTTGTGGCCAATAAAGTGATTAAATTGATGATTGGGAAAAATATTCCAATCAAAAATTCAGACATGCTGGTTTTGGGAATTACTTTTAAAGAAAATTGCCCAGATATTCGCAATTCCCGTGTCATTGACATTGTTACAGAACTTGAGGGATTTGGTGGCAACGTTACTGTATATGACCCCTGGGCAGATGCCAAAGAAGTAAAACATGAATACGGCATTGATATTGTCAATTCTTTACCCCAAAAAAAATATAGAGCCATTATTCTCGCGGTTTCGCACACTGAGTTTTTGAACCTAAACTTCAAATCAATCCTTGAAAGTGAGTCCATCCTTTTCGATGTAAAATCCATATTGGATAAATCGGAGGTGGATGGACGATTATAATCACAATTATTTAACTGAATAATATGTTAGGAATTTCTGATAAAATAAGAGTTGTATTACTTGGCTTGTTTCTTCTTTTCAATGTAAAGAATACTATGGCTCAAACCTATAGTGATGCTGAAATTGAAGCCGCCCAAAGTGCACTATCAGAAGCGGGCGTTGATGAAGACGAACTGAAAGTAAGATTGAAAGCCAAAGGTATAGATTTGGATAATATCCGACCTGACCAGCTTCCATCATTAGAAAGAGAAATTAAGGCCACCGTTGAGGAGATGAAGGCTGAACAAGAAACGGATGGTTTGGAAGATGAAGATGTAAACGCCGAAACCAAATCGGAGACTTTAGAAGAAAATGATGATCAAACCAAAAATAAAAATGCTCAAACAACAAAATCAACAACATCAAAAGGTGTAAATACTTCATCCAAAGATTCGATAAAAAAAGTCTCGGAGGCGGAGATGCAAAAAATGAGCAAAGAAGCTGCCGACCGCATTCGGGAACGAATAAAAAATGGAGCTACACTTGACGAAGCCATTTACGACCAACTTACCGAAGAAGAGCAAGACAATTATCAGGCAAGAAGCAATGTCTATGGAATGGACATTTTCTTCAACAACTCTCTTGATTTTTACCGAAACGGAACACCGGCCACCACCCCCGGCAACTATGTTTTGGATGTAGGAGACATTATTGCTATTAACATTTTTGGAGCATCGCAAGCCGACCTGGTTTATGAAATTGAAGAAGATGGATTTATCAGGCCGTCTCGGGCATCAAGATTACAAAAAATATACCTTAAAGGATTAACTATTGACAAGGCCAAGGTTTTGTTGAGAAGCCGTTTTAGCCAAAGTTTTATGTTTAGTGATGAACAATTTGAAGTAAGCCTTAGAACAGCTCGAACCATTACAGTGCATATTTATGGAGACGTGGCCAACCCTGGTAGCTACACCATATCGGCTCTAAATCACGGTTTAAGTGCATTGATGGTTTCCGGCGGCCCAACGGAAGAAGCAAGTTTAAGAAACATCCGATTAATGTCCTCATCTGGCGATAAAACGATTGATGTTTACCAATTCATGGTAGATCCGAAAAAACAATACGATTTTTATCTACATAACAACGATGTAATTTTTGTTCCAAAATATCAAAAAAGGGTATCGGTAAATGGTGGAGGAATAAGAAGAAGTGCAACTTATGAACTTACTGAAAAAGAGAGTTTTAAGGATGTAATAAAGTGGGCTGGAGGCTACAGCTCTACAATGTACGATGGGTTAGTGCAGCATATTTATAAAGAAGACGGGCAACAAAAAATAAAAGACTATAATCTTGAAGAGATTAAAAGAATAAACCCAATTCCGTCTGATGGTGATATGTTCATTCTGCATAGCAGCCTTAAACCGTACGAGAATTATGTCAATATTTCGGGAGCTGTGCGTTTTAGTGGCAATTTTGAATTGAAAGATAGTATGCGTCTTTCAGACCTTTTGAGTAAGGCAAAGGTGGAAAAAGAAGCTTATGCCAATATGGCCTATTTGACCCGAAAAAATATTGATGGCACCTATCAGTTAAAAAGAGTTTATGTGGATGACATTTTAAAAAATCCAAACTCTCCCAACAACTTTTTATTGAAGAATGAAGATAAAGTAGGACTTTATACAGTTGCACAGTTCACTGACCGTTATTCGTTCCGAATTTCTGGTGCAGTCCGTAATCCTGGAGAGCATTTTTGGGATCCTTCAAAAAGCATAACACTTTATGATGCGTTAGTCATGTCGCAAGGAATGCAAAATGTAGCCACAGATTTTGGATATATCATCAGTTCGCCTCCAAACAACCCGTATAAAAAAGAGTATTTGGTTGTTGATTTACGAACAGCATTTAACAACCCAGAATCGGCTGCAAACATCGTTCTGAAACCTAACGATCAAATTGTGGTGCCAAGCATGACCCAATATCAAGATCAATTATTTGTTTCTGTAAGTGGTGCAGTACGAAAACCCGGTGAGTTTGTTTACGATTCTACACTTTCTATTAAAGATATTTTGGTAATGGCAGGAGGACTAAAAATGGAGGCCGCCAGCAACAAGATTGACATATTTAGGCTAAAAGTCGAAAATAATGAACCTACCGAAACGTATGCCACCACCATTGAAATTGATCATGAGTTAAACCCTCTGCAAGATAACATCAACTTTATACTGAAACCCTATGACCATATCGTTGTTAGAACAACACCTGATTGGGGACCTATTGAATTTATAACCTTAAAAGGTGAAGTAAAATATCCGGGAGAGTACGCAATAATGTATCCGAATGAGCGGATTTCAAGCGTTATTGAACGAGCTGGTGGGCTAACAAAAGAAGCCTTTCCAGAGGCTGGAACTTATTTAAGAACTGAGGATAATTTGGGTAATGTAGTTACAAGAATTGATTTGGCCCTAAAAAGGGGGAATTATTCAAAATACAATTTGGTTTTAAAAGACGGTGACATAATAACAATCCCAAAAATAATCGACCATGTGAGTATTTCAAAAACTGGTACAAATGCTGAAGAAATATACTCAGAAAACCAATTAAAGGGCGAAAACTTAAATATTGTGGTTACCTACTATAACAGAAGTGCAAAATGGTATGTAAACCAGTTTGCCGGAGGTTTTGATAAAAAAGCAAAACGCAGCAAAACGTATGTAAAACATGCCAATGGACACATAAAAAAAACTCGAACATTCTTATTTCTCAAGAATTATCCAAAAGTTAAAAAAGGATCCGAAGTGCATGTTGTGTTGAAGGATAAATATTTAGAGAAAGACTCTACAAAAACCAAAAATGGATTTGACACACCAAAGAAAGAGAAAAAATCTGCAATAGATAGATTGACGGAATTACAAACAATGGCAACCATATCGACATCCTTGATGACCCTGACACTCTCAACAATAACCATTATCAGAGAATTAAAACAATAATGGCCAACGAAGAAGGTTTTAATATTTCCAAATTACTTGAACTTGTAAAAGTTTATTGGAAGGAAGTTTGGAAGAGAAAATGGTGGGTAGTAATCATTGGAATTTTGGTTTCTGCATTAATGTTAACTCAAGCTTGGCTTACTCCAAAAAAATATGCTGCACCGCTAACCTTTACAATAAATGATGAATCCGGTGGCGTTTCGGGTGTTGGAGCCATATTAGGCGAATTGGGCTTTAAAGGTGGTGGAGGTGGTAAACACAACTATGAAAAAATTGTAGAATTGTCAACATCGAGACTTATCTTGGGTCAATGTCTAAAAACCAAAGTAGATGTAAACGGTAAGAGAGATTTTTTGGGAAACTTTTTGTTAGATTCTTTAAAACCCGAAATAAAGATAAATAGTAAAAACGTATCAAATTTCAGATTTACCGAAAAGTCTTCGACCGAAGATATTGAATCTCAAGTTATTGCTAATCTTGCAAAGCTATTAAAAGGCGATCAACAAAAGGGTAAAGAAGGTATTTTATCGGTAGAATTTGATGATGAAACCACCTTTATGAATATCACGGCAAAAACTGAATTTCCTAGTTTAAGTACTACAATTGCCAATACAGAGTACGATGTTTTAAGTCAATTTTATATTCAAAATACCATTGGCAAACACAAGGCTACCTACGACCATGTAAAGAAAAAAACGGATTCAATTTATGCCGAACTGCGTTCGAGAGAGTCATCTTTGGCTCGACGTAATGATCAATCGCACAACATAATATTAAACGTTGACCAATTGCCTAAGCAACAATTAACCCGAAAAATAGAAATGTTATATATCATGTATGGTGAGGCCGTTAAAAATCAGGAGAAAGCTGAATTTTTATTAAAAAGTGCAACCCCTTACTTTCAGGTAATCGACCGTCCTGTGGGTCCGTATCAACCGATCGGGAAATCAAGGGCAAAGGCTTTAGTAATGGGCGGAGTTATTGGCGGATTACTAGCTTTAGGTGGTATAATTGGCAGATTTTGGTTTCTTGAAAAATTGGAAAAAGAAAAACAACTCAATGGCTAAAAAAACATTAATAACTGGTGTAACAGGACAAGATGGAGCTTATCTATCTCACTTTTTACTTAAAAAAGGATATGAAGTACATGGCATAAAACGCAGAGCCTCACTATTTAATACCTCCAGAATTGATGACATATACGAGGACCCTCACATCGAAGGTAGGAACTTTATTTTGCATCACGGAGATTTAAGCGACAGCACAAACATTATTCGCATCATTCAGGAAGTTCAACCTGATGAGATTTACAACCTTGGTGCAATGAGCCATGTTCATGTTAGCTTCGAGGAACCCGAATACTCTGCTGATGTAGATGGAATAGGAACATTACGAATTTTGGAAGCGGTTCGTATTTTAGGTCTTCAAAATAAAACTCGCATTTATCAGGCTTCTACCTCAGAATTATATGGATTGGTTCAAGCGGTGCCACAGTCTGAAACTACTCCGTTTTACCCTCGTTCACCTTATGCTGTAGCAAAACTTTATGCCTATTGGATAACTGTAAACTACCGTGAGGCCTACAATATGTATGCTTGCAATGGTATTTTATTTAACCACGAATCACCGCTTAGGGGTGAAACTTTTGTGACACGTAAAATTACCCGTGGTGTTGCTAAAATCGCGTTAGGTTTGCAGGACAAAATTTGGATGGGAAACATTGATTCCAAACGTGATTGGGGACATGCAAAAGATTATGTTGAAGGCATGTATCTTATTTTGCAGCAGGACAAAGCGGAAGACTATGTGTTGGCAACCGGGCAAACCACGGAGATAAGAGAATTTATTAGAATGGCTTTTGAAAACATTGGCGTTGAAGTTGAATTTAGAGGCAAAGGCATTAATGAGAAGGCATTAATTAAATCCTCCGATGGAAGATTTAACTTACCTGTGGGCAAGGAGGTTATGTCCATAGACCCAAAATATTTTAGACCTACAGAAGTAGATTTATTATTAGGCGACCCTACTAAAGCCAACACTAAATTAGGCTGGAAACCAAAATACAATGTTGCCGGTCTTTGCAGCGAAATGATTGAAGCCGACCTCGAGCTTTTCCGCAGAGACGAGCTTTTAAGACGTGAAGGATTTAGCGTGAGAAAGGAGTTTGAATAATGCAATTAGGAATAGGAATACAAAACGCTAATGAATTCATCCTCTAAAATCTACATTGCAGGTCACAACGGCATGGTTGGGTCTGCCATCGTTCGTAGATTGAAAAGTGAAGGATATTCAAACCTAATTCTTCGATCTAGTAAAGAGCTAGACTTACGAAACCAGCAACAAGTAGCACATTTCTTTGAAACAGAAAAACCTGAATATGTTTTTTTAGCCGCAGCTAAGGTTGGAGGTATTCAGGCAAACAACATTTATCGGGCTGAGTTTTTATACGATAACCTTATGATTCAAAACAACGTTATTCATCACAGCTATTTGAATAACGTTAAAAAGCTGTTGTTTTTAGGGTCGTCCTGCATTTATCCCAAATTTGCCGAGCAGCCCATGAAAGAAGAAGCTTTGTTAAGCGGTTATCTTGAAGAAACCAACGAGCCTTATGCCATTGCCAAAATCACCGGAATAAAAATGGTTGAAAATTATGCACGGCAGTACGGTTGCAACTTTACCTCGGTAATGCCAACCAATTTGTATGGCCCGAACGATAATTACGACCTCAATAATTCGCACGTATTACCGGCCTTGCTTCGCAAATTCCACGAAGCAAAGATTAACCATTCACCAAGTGTTGAAATTTGGGGTACCGGCAGTCCGCTTCGCGAGTTTTTGCACGTGGACGATTTGGCAGAAGCCTGCGTTTTTGTTATGGAAAACTACAACAGTCCGGCCTTTCTAAACGTAGGTAGTGGCTCAGAAATAAGTATTAAAGACCTCGCGATACTTATCAAAGACATTGTGGGTTACCAGGGTGAACTCACATTTAACACCGAAAAACCGGATGGAACACCACGAAAACTCATGGATAACAGCAAGTTGAACGCACTTGGCTGGAACCAAAAAATAAATTTAAAAGATGGTATAGAAGCCATTTACCAAAATGAATTTCTGAGCTCCACCCCTCTGCTCAGATCGTAGAAATAACGCTGCATTACACTCAAGGATTCACAGCCAAAAGCCAGTATCCACGCAGCTTATAACCACCTGATCTATTGCTTTATCTACTAAAACGTATTATTTATGGAAAAACCATTTAAAATTTTGGACTGCACGTTACGTGACGGCGGTTACTACAACGACTGGGATTTTGACCTTGAATTGGCTAAAGAATTTATTGCCTCGCTAAACACCGCCGGTGTTGACATAGTTGAAGTTGGTTACAAATCGAAAGTAAAAAAAGGATTCTATGGCAGTTTTAAATATTGCCCTGAAGAATTTTTGCAATTTCTGAATGATTATGACAGAATGGAGTTTGCTTTCATGGTTGATGCAAGTGAGTTCATTACTCCTGACGGATTGGATCATGAATCTTTGAACAGCCTTATTAAAAAACAGGAAGACTCCGTTTTTAGCTGGGTGCGAATTGCCAGTCATTTGCGTGATGTGCAACGCAGTACGCAGCTTATTCATTACTTTAAGGAGAAAGGATATAAAGTTTGTTTCAACCTTATGGGCGGCTCGTTGTTGAGCGACGATGATTTGGTATCATCCATAAAAGCCATAAACGAAACCAAATTGGATGTTTTTTACATTGCGGATTCATTCGGTTCGTTTTATCCTAAAGACATTAAACACCTGCTCAGGCTTATTAAGGCTCATTTCACCGGCCAAATAGGAATTCACTTGCATGACTATGCTAATGCCATTGTGGCCATGGAAGAAGAGGTTGACATCATTGACGGTACACTCACCGGTATGGGACGTGGAGCAGGTAACCTGAGGCTGGAGCAATTTCTTCTAGGCTTAAAAGAGCATTACGGCATGACAAATCTGGTTCCCGATGCACTGCTTGAAGTGATGAACGAATACTTTTTGCCACTAAAACAAACCTACTCATGGGGTTATACCTACTCCTACATGTTTAGTGGAGCAAACAACATTCATCAAATGTACTGTCAAACGCTGAAAACCAGCAACCGTTTTACTCCTAAGCAGATTTACAGCATTCTAAGCAATATCCCGGATGATAAAAGACAGTCATACAAACCTCAGATATTGGATGACGCTATCCACAATTGTCTTGAAGTTACCACTGCACCCGAAAATGGAGAAGTAACCCCAATTCCGCTTTACCCAATGGAAAAATCGGAGGAAGTTGTGATAATCGGCGGAGGAAAAGGCTCAAAGAATTACAATCTT contains:
- a CDS encoding ArsR family transcriptional regulator; translation: MLDSLITSKTRIKLLYKLFLNPDSSGHLRGLANEFGESTNSIRTELNRMVDFGLLVSVDSGMRKEYRANKNHPLYGDINNILLKTSGIEDLIESISKMSGDVDQVVLDQKMESINEKGVLINLKIIGQGVNKDFVTQVTKKLNNNMKSNQLSISFLSKDDKVNQGLILWSKEI
- a CDS encoding nucleotide sugar dehydrogenase codes for the protein MRDYKICIIGLGYVGLPLAVEFGKKYAVLGFDINQERISELMAGKDHTLEMDEHELKSVLKTNNDGSKGLFCTSNKEELRENTVYIVTVPTPIDNFKKPDLTPLEKSSETISQYLKKGDIVIYESTTFPGCTEEICVPILEKGSGLKFNQDFFCGYSPERINPGDKVNTLTKILKITSGSTPEIAEQVDQLYNTILEKGTHKAPSMKVAEAAKVVENCQRDLNISFVNELALICDKVGIDTNDVIDAAGTKWNFLKYKPGLVGGHCIGVDPYYLVHKAEQLGYYPEVILSGRRVNEHIGAFVANKVIKLMIGKNIPIKNSDMLVLGITFKENCPDIRNSRVIDIVTELEGFGGNVTVYDPWADAKEVKHEYGIDIVNSLPQKKYRAIILAVSHTEFLNLNFKSILESESILFDVKSILDKSEVDGRL
- a CDS encoding SLBB domain-containing protein; protein product: MLGISDKIRVVLLGLFLLFNVKNTMAQTYSDAEIEAAQSALSEAGVDEDELKVRLKAKGIDLDNIRPDQLPSLEREIKATVEEMKAEQETDGLEDEDVNAETKSETLEENDDQTKNKNAQTTKSTTSKGVNTSSKDSIKKVSEAEMQKMSKEAADRIRERIKNGATLDEAIYDQLTEEEQDNYQARSNVYGMDIFFNNSLDFYRNGTPATTPGNYVLDVGDIIAINIFGASQADLVYEIEEDGFIRPSRASRLQKIYLKGLTIDKAKVLLRSRFSQSFMFSDEQFEVSLRTARTITVHIYGDVANPGSYTISALNHGLSALMVSGGPTEEASLRNIRLMSSSGDKTIDVYQFMVDPKKQYDFYLHNNDVIFVPKYQKRVSVNGGGIRRSATYELTEKESFKDVIKWAGGYSSTMYDGLVQHIYKEDGQQKIKDYNLEEIKRINPIPSDGDMFILHSSLKPYENYVNISGAVRFSGNFELKDSMRLSDLLSKAKVEKEAYANMAYLTRKNIDGTYQLKRVYVDDILKNPNSPNNFLLKNEDKVGLYTVAQFTDRYSFRISGAVRNPGEHFWDPSKSITLYDALVMSQGMQNVATDFGYIISSPPNNPYKKEYLVVDLRTAFNNPESAANIVLKPNDQIVVPSMTQYQDQLFVSVSGAVRKPGEFVYDSTLSIKDILVMAGGLKMEAASNKIDIFRLKVENNEPTETYATTIEIDHELNPLQDNINFILKPYDHIVVRTTPDWGPIEFITLKGEVKYPGEYAIMYPNERISSVIERAGGLTKEAFPEAGTYLRTEDNLGNVVTRIDLALKRGNYSKYNLVLKDGDIITIPKIIDHVSISKTGTNAEEIYSENQLKGENLNIVVTYYNRSAKWYVNQFAGGFDKKAKRSKTYVKHANGHIKKTRTFLFLKNYPKVKKGSEVHVVLKDKYLEKDSTKTKNGFDTPKKEKKSAIDRLTELQTMATISTSLMTLTLSTITIIRELKQ
- the gmd gene encoding GDP-mannose 4,6-dehydratase, with the protein product MAKKTLITGVTGQDGAYLSHFLLKKGYEVHGIKRRASLFNTSRIDDIYEDPHIEGRNFILHHGDLSDSTNIIRIIQEVQPDEIYNLGAMSHVHVSFEEPEYSADVDGIGTLRILEAVRILGLQNKTRIYQASTSELYGLVQAVPQSETTPFYPRSPYAVAKLYAYWITVNYREAYNMYACNGILFNHESPLRGETFVTRKITRGVAKIALGLQDKIWMGNIDSKRDWGHAKDYVEGMYLILQQDKAEDYVLATGQTTEIREFIRMAFENIGVEVEFRGKGINEKALIKSSDGRFNLPVGKEVMSIDPKYFRPTEVDLLLGDPTKANTKLGWKPKYNVAGLCSEMIEADLELFRRDELLRREGFSVRKEFE
- a CDS encoding GDP-L-fucose synthase gives rise to the protein MNSSSKIYIAGHNGMVGSAIVRRLKSEGYSNLILRSSKELDLRNQQQVAHFFETEKPEYVFLAAAKVGGIQANNIYRAEFLYDNLMIQNNVIHHSYLNNVKKLLFLGSSCIYPKFAEQPMKEEALLSGYLEETNEPYAIAKITGIKMVENYARQYGCNFTSVMPTNLYGPNDNYDLNNSHVLPALLRKFHEAKINHSPSVEIWGTGSPLREFLHVDDLAEACVFVMENYNSPAFLNVGSGSEISIKDLAILIKDIVGYQGELTFNTEKPDGTPRKLMDNSKLNALGWNQKINLKDGIEAIYQNEFLSSTPLLRS